A genome region from Solanum pennellii chromosome 12, SPENNV200 includes the following:
- the LOC107007671 gene encoding NADH dehydrogenase [ubiquinone] 1 beta subcomplex subunit 10-A-like, producing the protein MGRKNGVQFDEGAPDDFDPNNPYKDPVAFLEMREHLVREKWIDIEKAKILREKLRWCYRIEGVNHLQKCRHLVQQYLDATRGIGWGKDLRPPFMHGPKVVEAVESE; encoded by the exons ATGGGGAGGAAGAATGGAGTACAGTTCGATGAAGGAGCACCCGATGATTTCGACCCGAATAACCCGTACAAGGATCCAGTAGCTTTCTTAGAGATGCGGGAGCATTTGGTGAGGGAGAAGTGGATCGACATTGAAAAAGCCAAGATCCTCCGTGAAAAGCTCCGTTGGTGCTACCGTATCGAAGGTGTTAACCATCTTCAGAAGTGCCGCCACCTTGTTCAGCAGTATCTTGATGCAACCCGTGGTATTGGGTGGGGCAAGGACCTTCGTCCTCCCTTTATGCATG GGCCTAAGGTGGTTGAAGCTGTTGAGTCCGAATGA